In one window of Canis lupus baileyi chromosome 34, mCanLup2.hap1, whole genome shotgun sequence DNA:
- the CSRNP3 gene encoding cysteine/serine-rich nuclear protein 3 isoform X2: MSGILKRKFEEVDGSSPCSSVRESDDEVSSSESADSGDSVNPSTSNHFPPSSILKREKRLRTKNVHFSCVTVYYFTRRQGFTSVPSQGGSTLGMSSRHNSVRQYTLGEFAREQERLHREMLREHLREEKLNSLKLKMTKNGTVESEEASTLTVDDISDDDIDLDNTEVDEYFFLQPLPTKKRRALLRASGVKKIDVEEKHELRAIRLSREDCGCDCRVFCDPETCTCSLAGIKCQVDRMSFPCGCTKEGCSNTAGRIEFNPIRVRTHFLHTIMKLELEKSREQQIPALNGCHAEASAHGSAVGPVAHSVEYSIADNFEIEAEPQAAVLHLQSAEELDCQGEEEEEEEEEEEEEEEEEEEEDGSSFCSGVTDSSTQSLAPSESEEEEEEEDEDEEEEEDEDDDDKGDSFVDGLGAHAEVVPLPSVLCYSDGGAVHEGPAKGASFYASSSTLYYQIDSHVPGPPGPAADGYSAREPGKAGALSLVPYSMTPEQFADYARQAEEAYGPPHYPAASPSVIVCCSSADDGGVPCTSLYPDRRPSHPQVEFHSYLKGPPPEGFVSPLHGDGHLPEHPAEKPLSLADKSRLHDECITSPVVETVPV, encoded by the exons ccTCCTCCATCCTCAAAAGAGAGAAGCGGCTAAGGACAAAGAATGTGCATTTCAGTTGTGTCACCGTGTACTACTTCACCAGGAGGCAAGGCTTCACGAGCGTGCCCAGTCAAGGGGGCAGCACCCTGGGCATGTCCAGCCGCCATAACAGCGTGCGCCAGTACACTCTTGGTGAATTtgcaagagagcaagagaggctcCACCGGGAGATGTTGAGAGAACACCTCAGGGAGGAAAAACTGAACTCTTTAAAACTAAAG ATGACCAAGAATGGCACAGTGGAATCCGAAGAAGCTAGCACCCTTACCGTGGATGACATTTCGGATGATGATATTGATTTAGACAACACCGAGGTAGACGAGTACTTCTTCCTGCAACCGCTGCCGACGAAGAAAAGGAGAGCGCTGCTGCGGGCCTCTGGGGTGAAGAAGATTGACGTGGAAGAAAAGCATGAGCTGCGCGCCATCCGCCTGTCGCGGGAGGACTGTGGCTGCGACTGCCGAGTGTTCTGTGATCCAGAAACGTGTACCTGCAGCCTGGCGGGCATCAAGTGTCAG GTGGATCGAATGTCTTTCCCGTGCGGCTGCACGAAAGAAGGATGTAGTAACACAGCAGGTAGAATTGAGTTTAACCCCATCCGTGTCCGGACTCACTTTTTGCACACGATAATGAAACTTGAACTGGAGAAGAGCCGGGAGCAGCAGATCCCGGCGCTGAACGGCTGCCACGCGGAGGCGAGCGCGCACGGCAGCGCCGTGGGCCCCGTGGCGCACTCGGTGGAATATTCCATCGCGGACAATTTCGAGATCGAAGCCGAGCCGCAGGCCGCCGTGCTGCACCTGCAGTCCGCCGAGGAGCTGGACTgccaaggagaggaggaggaggaggaggaagaggaggaggaggaggaggaagaggaggaggaggaggaggacggcaGCAGCTTCTGCAGCGGAGTCACCGACTCGAGCACCCAGAGCCTGGCGCCCAGTGagtcggaggaggaggaggaggaggaggacgaggacgaggaggaggaggaggacgaggacgaCGACGACAAAGGGGACAGCTTCGTGGACGGCCTGGGCGCGCACGCCGAGGTGGTGCCTCTGCCGTCGGTCCTGTGCTACTCCGACGGCGGCGCGGTGCACGAGGGCCCGGCCAAGGGCGCGTCCTTCTACGCCAGCTCCTCCACCCTCTACTACCAAATAGACAGCCACGTCCCGGggccgcccggcccggccgccgaCGGCTACTCCGCCCGGGAGCCCGGGAAGGCCGGGGCCCTCTCGCTGGTGCCTTACAGCATGACGCCCGAGCAGTTCGCCGACTACGCCCGGCAGGCCGAGGAGGCCTACGGGCCCCCCCACTACCCGGCCGCCAGCCCCTCGGTCATCGTGTGCTGCTCGTCGGCCGACGACGGCGGCGTGCCCTGCACCAGCCTGTACCCCGACCGCAGGCCCAGCCACCCGCAGGTGGAATTCCACTCGTACTTGAAGGGGCCCCCCCCGGAAGGGTTCGTGTCCCCGTTGCACGGGGACGGCCACCTCCCCGAGCACCCCGCGGAGAAGCCTTTGAGTCTGGCCGACAAGAGCAGACTGCACGACGAGTGCATCACGTCCCCCGTGGTGGAGACGGTCCCCGTGTAG
- the CSRNP3 gene encoding cysteine/serine-rich nuclear protein 3 isoform X1 gives MRSQGTCDSAAAMSGILKRKFEEVDGSSPCSSVRESDDEVSSSESADSGDSVNPSTSNHFPPSSILKREKRLRTKNVHFSCVTVYYFTRRQGFTSVPSQGGSTLGMSSRHNSVRQYTLGEFAREQERLHREMLREHLREEKLNSLKLKMTKNGTVESEEASTLTVDDISDDDIDLDNTEVDEYFFLQPLPTKKRRALLRASGVKKIDVEEKHELRAIRLSREDCGCDCRVFCDPETCTCSLAGIKCQVDRMSFPCGCTKEGCSNTAGRIEFNPIRVRTHFLHTIMKLELEKSREQQIPALNGCHAEASAHGSAVGPVAHSVEYSIADNFEIEAEPQAAVLHLQSAEELDCQGEEEEEEEEEEEEEEEEEEEEDGSSFCSGVTDSSTQSLAPSESEEEEEEEDEDEEEEEDEDDDDKGDSFVDGLGAHAEVVPLPSVLCYSDGGAVHEGPAKGASFYASSSTLYYQIDSHVPGPPGPAADGYSAREPGKAGALSLVPYSMTPEQFADYARQAEEAYGPPHYPAASPSVIVCCSSADDGGVPCTSLYPDRRPSHPQVEFHSYLKGPPPEGFVSPLHGDGHLPEHPAEKPLSLADKSRLHDECITSPVVETVPV, from the exons ccTCCTCCATCCTCAAAAGAGAGAAGCGGCTAAGGACAAAGAATGTGCATTTCAGTTGTGTCACCGTGTACTACTTCACCAGGAGGCAAGGCTTCACGAGCGTGCCCAGTCAAGGGGGCAGCACCCTGGGCATGTCCAGCCGCCATAACAGCGTGCGCCAGTACACTCTTGGTGAATTtgcaagagagcaagagaggctcCACCGGGAGATGTTGAGAGAACACCTCAGGGAGGAAAAACTGAACTCTTTAAAACTAAAG ATGACCAAGAATGGCACAGTGGAATCCGAAGAAGCTAGCACCCTTACCGTGGATGACATTTCGGATGATGATATTGATTTAGACAACACCGAGGTAGACGAGTACTTCTTCCTGCAACCGCTGCCGACGAAGAAAAGGAGAGCGCTGCTGCGGGCCTCTGGGGTGAAGAAGATTGACGTGGAAGAAAAGCATGAGCTGCGCGCCATCCGCCTGTCGCGGGAGGACTGTGGCTGCGACTGCCGAGTGTTCTGTGATCCAGAAACGTGTACCTGCAGCCTGGCGGGCATCAAGTGTCAG GTGGATCGAATGTCTTTCCCGTGCGGCTGCACGAAAGAAGGATGTAGTAACACAGCAGGTAGAATTGAGTTTAACCCCATCCGTGTCCGGACTCACTTTTTGCACACGATAATGAAACTTGAACTGGAGAAGAGCCGGGAGCAGCAGATCCCGGCGCTGAACGGCTGCCACGCGGAGGCGAGCGCGCACGGCAGCGCCGTGGGCCCCGTGGCGCACTCGGTGGAATATTCCATCGCGGACAATTTCGAGATCGAAGCCGAGCCGCAGGCCGCCGTGCTGCACCTGCAGTCCGCCGAGGAGCTGGACTgccaaggagaggaggaggaggaggaggaagaggaggaggaggaggaggaagaggaggaggaggaggaggacggcaGCAGCTTCTGCAGCGGAGTCACCGACTCGAGCACCCAGAGCCTGGCGCCCAGTGagtcggaggaggaggaggaggaggaggacgaggacgaggaggaggaggaggacgaggacgaCGACGACAAAGGGGACAGCTTCGTGGACGGCCTGGGCGCGCACGCCGAGGTGGTGCCTCTGCCGTCGGTCCTGTGCTACTCCGACGGCGGCGCGGTGCACGAGGGCCCGGCCAAGGGCGCGTCCTTCTACGCCAGCTCCTCCACCCTCTACTACCAAATAGACAGCCACGTCCCGGggccgcccggcccggccgccgaCGGCTACTCCGCCCGGGAGCCCGGGAAGGCCGGGGCCCTCTCGCTGGTGCCTTACAGCATGACGCCCGAGCAGTTCGCCGACTACGCCCGGCAGGCCGAGGAGGCCTACGGGCCCCCCCACTACCCGGCCGCCAGCCCCTCGGTCATCGTGTGCTGCTCGTCGGCCGACGACGGCGGCGTGCCCTGCACCAGCCTGTACCCCGACCGCAGGCCCAGCCACCCGCAGGTGGAATTCCACTCGTACTTGAAGGGGCCCCCCCCGGAAGGGTTCGTGTCCCCGTTGCACGGGGACGGCCACCTCCCCGAGCACCCCGCGGAGAAGCCTTTGAGTCTGGCCGACAAGAGCAGACTGCACGACGAGTGCATCACGTCCCCCGTGGTGGAGACGGTCCCCGTGTAG